The stretch of DNA GGTGTTCCCGCAGCTCGCGGAGAGCGTGCAGCGCGTGCGTCGGGCGCGCCGGCTGCGGGGCGACGCGAGCCGGGGCGTCCGGTCGCTGCGGCGCGTGGTCGTGCCCGTGCTGGAGGACGCCCTGGAACGGTCCATGACGCTCGCCGCCGGCATGGACGCACGCGGCTACGGCCGCACGGGCGGTGCGACACGGGCGCAGCGGCTCGTCACGGGCGGGCTCATGCTCGGCGGGCTCGGCGCCCTCTGCGTCGGCGCCTACGCCTACCTCGACGGGACCGCACCCCGTGTGCTCGCCGGACCGGTCCTCGTCGTGGGGCTGTTGCTCGCCGCCGCGGCGCTGCGCTCGGCCGGTCGTCGCGTGCGCCGCACTCGCTACCGCCCCGACCGCTGGCGTCCGGCGGAGGTGCTGACCGCGCTGTGCGGCGTCGTCGTCGCGGTGGGCGTCGACCGCGCCTTCGACCTCGACCCGTACGTCGTCGTGCCCGACCTGGAATCATGGCCCACGGTCAGCCTGCCGGTGCTGCTCGTCGTGCTCGTGGGCGTGCTGCCCGCCTTCCTGACGCCACCGCCCGCGACCGACGTCGCGGGCCCGTCCAGCCACGACCCGACCGACGACGACCCGAGCGACCACGACGAGGGGGAGGTGCCCCGTGCTCGAGCTGCGTGACGTGACCTTCTCCTACGACGACGCAGGGCCGACGCTCAAGGACGTCGACCTCCTGCTGCCCGACGGCGAGCTGCACCTGGTGTGCGGTCGCACCGGGTCGGGCAAGTCGACGCTGCTCGGTCTGTTCAACGGGCTGGTCCCGCACTTCAGCGGTGGTCTGCTCGAGGGCGACGTGCTCGTCGACGGCGCCTCGATCATCGGCACGCCGCCCCGCGAGCTCGCCCACCTCGTGGGGTACGTGCCGCAGGACCCGGCGGCGGGCTTCGTCAGCAACGTCGTCGAGGACGAGCTGGCGTACGGCATGGAGCAGCTCGGCCTCGACCCGCAGACCATGCGTCGGCGCGTCGAGGAGACGCTCGACCTGCTCGGCATCGCCGACCTGCGCCGCCGGTCGTTGCGGACGCTGTCGGGCGGCCAGCAGCAGCGGGTCGCGATCGGCGCGGTCCTCACGATGCACCCGCGGATGCTCGTGCTCGACGAGCCGACGTCGGCGCTCGACCCGACCGCGGCCGAGGACGTCCTGGCGACGGTGGCTCGACTCGTGGCCGACGTCGGGCTCGGCGTGGTGGTCGCGGAGCACCGGATGGAGCGCGTGGTGCCGTTCGCGGACCGGCTCGTCGTGGTCGAGCACGGCCACGTCCGCTCGGGCGAGCCGGCCGACGTGCTGCGCGACAGCCCGGTCGCCCCGCCCCTGGTGGAGCTCGGCCGCCTCGCCGGCTGGGACCCGCTGCCGCTCACGGTGCGCGACGCGCGGCGGCGGTCCGCCCCGCTGCGCGAGCGGATCGGTCCCGCACCCGTGCGGGGCCCACGACGTCCCGTGGGGGCACCGGTGCTGCGGGCCGACGGCGTGTGCGTCGACTACCGCCGCCACCGCGCGGTCGACGCCGTCGACCTGACCGTGAGGGCCGGCGAGGTCGTGGCGCTCATGGGACGCAACGGCTCGGGCAAGTCGTCGCTGCTGTGGGCGCTGCAGGGCGGGGTCAAGCGGTCCGCCGGGCGGGTCGCGGTGGGGGCGGAGGCGCTCGACCCCGCCGGGCTCGCCCCGGCAGCGGCCCGGGCGCAGGTCGGTCTCGTGCCGCAGACCGCGTCGGACCTGCTCTACCTGGAGAGCGTCGACGAGGAGTGCGCCGCGGCCGACGCGCACACCGACGGGGCCGACGGGCGGTGCCGCGCGCTGCTCGACCGGCTGGCCCCCGGGATCGACGGCGACCAGCACCCGCGCGACCTGAGCGAGGGCCAGCGGCTGTCGCTCGTCCTGGCGATCGTGCTCACCGCGGCTCCGCGGCTGCTGCTGCTCGACGAGCCGACCCGCGGACTCGACTACTCGGCCAAGACCCAGCTCGCCGACATCCTGCACGCGCAGGCGGCCGAGGGCCGAGGCGTGGTGGTGTCGACCCACGACGTGGAGTTCGTGGCGCTCGTCGCCGACGCCGTCGTGGTGATGGCCGAGGGCGAGGTCGTGTCGGCCGGCGACGTCGGCAAGGTGCTGGCGGAGTCCCCGGCGTTCGCACCGCAGACGGCCAAGGTGCTCGGCCCCGGCTGGCTCACGGTCGCCGACGTGGCGGGAGCGACCTCGTGACGTCGCGGCTCACGCCCCGCTCGGCGTTCGTGCTCGGGGTCGCGTCGCTCGCGGGGCTCGTCATGTTCCTGTGGCCGCTGTTCGTGCAGCCGGAAGCAGGGGCGACCCGCGTCGACCAGCCGTTCATCTTCATGGCGCTGCTGCCGATCGTCGTGCTGGTCGTCGTCGCCGAGCTGACCGAGGGCGGCATGGACGCCAAGGCGCTGGCGATGCTGGGCGTGCTGACCGCCGTCAACGCGGCACTGCGCCCGCTCGGAGCCGGCACCGCCGGCATCGAGACCGTCTTCTTCGTGCTCGTCCTCGCCGGCCGGGTCTTCGGCCCCGGGTTCGGGTACGTCCTCGGGTGCACGTCGCTGTTCGCGTCGGCGCTGCTGACGTCGGGCGTGGGGCCCTGGCTGCCCTTCCAGATGATGTGCGCGGCCTGGATCGGTCTGGGCGCGGGGCTGCTCCCGCGACGCGTGACGGGCCGCGCGGAGATCGCGATGCTCGTCGCCTACGCGGTGGTGGTCGCCTACGCGTTCGGCATGCTGATGAACCTGTCGTCGTGGCCGTTCCAGCTGGGCATCGCCGTGCCCGGGTCCGACCGGACGCTGCAGCTCGTGCCCGGCGACCCGGTGGGGGAGAACCTGCACCGCTTCCTGCTCTACAACCTGCTCACGTCGACCTGGGGCTGGGATACCGGACGGGCGATCACCAACGCGCTGCTCGTGGGGATCCTCGGCCCGCCCGTGCTGACGACGCTGCGCCGCGCGGCACGCCGCGCCCGATACGGACAGCCGGCCGTCGAGGTCGCCGGCCGGTGAGGGTGCGTGGGTCGGCGAGGATGGGGGGCATGCGTCCGTCGTCCCGCCCCGTCCTGGTGCTCGCCGTGCTGCTGGGCGGCCTCCTCGCCTCCGGTGCTCCCGCCTCCGCTGCCGACTCCGACTCGACCGCGGCCTGCACCGCCGAGGACGTCGTGGTCGTCGTCGAGCCGGCCTCGCTCGGCGGTGAGCCCGACGTGCGCTGCGCGACCGGCCTCGCCGCGGACGCCGTCGCGCAGGACGCGCTGGTCGCGGCCGGGCACGACCTGGTGGAGACCAGCGGGTCGACGCCCTTCGTGTGCCGGGTCGACGGCCGGCCCGGGCCCGACGAGGAGCGGTGCGGTGCGTCGCTGTCCGGGTCGGGCTACTGGGCCTTCCTGCTCGCCGACGAGGGAGGCGACTGGACGTTCGCGCAGACCGGGCTGCGTGAGCAGCGGGTGGAGCCGGGGCAGTTCGTCGCCCTGCGCTTCCAGCTGCTGGCCGACGGCGAGGACGTGCCGGTGCAGACCCGGCCGACCGTCGAGACGCGGGAGCGGACGCCGCGCGCGTCGGAGGTCGAGGAGCACGACGCGCTGCGTCCCTCGGGCGCCGAGACCGCGGTGACGGTCGCGCTGGCCCTCGTCCTCCTCGCTGTCGTGGTCGGCATCGTCGTCGTCGCCCGGCGGCGCCGTCCGTGACCGGGCGCCACCGTCGGGTCGGCACACTGGTGCCATGACGGCGACGCGCCAGGGCGACCACACGGTCCGGTTCGACTGGGGACCCACCGGCGGGCTCGCCGTGGGCGAGGGCGCCGACGTCGCGGTCGTCGTCGACGTCCTGTCCTTCACCACCGCCCTCGGGGTGGCCGTCGAGCGCGGCGCCGTGGTGGTGCCGTACCCGGCAGGTCGACCGGACGCCGCCGCGGTGGCCGCCCAGACCGGCGCCGTGCTGGCCGGTGGGCGCTCGAGCGCTGCGCCCGACGAGCCCACGCTGTCGCCCGCGCGTCTGCTGGAGGTCGACCTGCCGCCCCGGCTCGTGCTGCCGTCGCCGAACGGGTCGGCGGTCGCGCACGCCCTGGCGTCGGCGGCGACGACCGTGGTCGGGGCGAGCCTGCGCAACGCCGCGGCCGTCGCCTCCTGGATCGCGCGGGAGCACGACGCCGACGACACAGTCGTGGCGGTGGTCGCCGCCGGCGAGCGGTGGCCCGACGGGACGTTGCGGCCTGCCGTCGAGGACCTCTGGGGTGCCGGCGCTGTGCTCGCCGCGCTCGAGGACTTCGACTGGCCCGGCCTGTCGCCCGAGGCCGCCCTGGCCGCCGACGCCTACCGGCTCGTGCGGGAGCGCGAGTCGTCCCACCTGCACGCGTGCGCGAGTGGTCTCGAGCTCGTGGCGGCGGGCTGGGAGGCCGACGTCGCCGTCGCCGCCCAGGTGGGGTCGAGCAGTGTCGTCCCGGTGCTCAGCGACCGCGGATTCGTCCCAGCGCCATAAAGTCGAAAAAGGTTCTGGACGCTATTCCTGACTTTCGTCCATAAAGGCTCCGCCCGGTGTCACGACTTTCGTCATGGACGCGATAATCTGCGGCTATGGCAAAAAAGACCGTGGAAAAGTTCTACTCCGACCTGAGCGGTGACGAGATCGACACCCCGTCGCCCACCGTGGCCTTCACCTTCGACGGGGTCGGCTACGAGGTCGACCTCACCGAGGCCGAGCGGCAGACCTTCGCCGACGCCGTCGCGCCCTACGTCGCCGTCGGCCGCCGCGCAGGCCGCGCCTCCGGCCGCAGCAGCTCCTCGCGCCGTTCGTCGTCCTCGTCGTCCTCGTCGTCGGTCGACGCGAAGGCCGTGCGCGAGTGGGCGCAGGAGCAGGGTCTCGACGTCCCGGCCCGCGGCCGCGTCCCCTCCTCGCTCATCGAGGCCTACCAGGCCGCGCACTGACCGTCGCCACGACCACGCGGCCGGGCCGGGCTCCACGAGGAGCCCGACCCGGCCGCGTCGCGTCGGGGCGACGTCGCTGGGGTTCTCAATCCGTCGGCTGGTTGACGCAGCGCGGGTCGTTGCGGAGCCGAGCGCTCCCGCCGTCACGGACGACGACGCCGTCACGCTCCTCATCCTGCTGCTCGTCGATCTCTGATCTCGGCAGTTCAGGCTGACGTGAGGAGGTAGCAGGGTGACGCTCAGTCCGACTCCTCGCTGGTACCGCCGGAGGCGATCTCGGCGTCGGCGATGACTGGAGCCATCCTGACGACGGCGCTCAAGCCGGCCAGGACCAGCAGCACGAGTCCCGGAGATGAACGTGGCGGCGACGACGACGCCGATGGACCATTCGATCGTGGTCTCACTGGGCGTCTTCATCACGGGCTTCCTCTCACGCGTTGGGGGTCGCTGCGAGCTCAGGGCTTCTTCAGCAGCTTCCCGGTGTGTACGCCGCGAAGGGTGCGGGCGGCGACGACGGCCCATGCGCTGAGAAGAAGGATGAACAGAGCCCCGGCCGCGACCTGGAGCACGTGGTTGCCGGTCAGCTGGGCGAGTCCGGAGGTGCCGGTGACCACGGTGCCGACCGGGAAGGTGAAGGACCACCAGGTCAGGCTGAATGGGAGTCCTTCCTTGGCGGTGCGGGCGGTGAGGGTGATGGCGATCGACGACCACAGCATCGCGAATCCCCACATGGGAATGCCGTAGACGAGGGCGAAGGCGTGGAATGCGGTGCCGTAGGGGCTGTCGAGCACGCCGGGGGTCACGTTGCCGAGGTGGTGGGCCGCGGTGATCGACTGCCCGAGGGGACCGAGGACGATCCAGAGGGTAGGCACGGCACCGGCCGCGCCGATGCCGTGGCGCAGCAGCCGGTTCCAGATGAGAGCAATCACCACGATGCTGCACATCAGGGTGAGGCCGAACATCATGTAGCAGGCCAGCAGCATCGTCTGCTGGGCCTGGCCGGCCGGCAGGTGCGGGATGAGGGCTGCGCCGGTGGCGGCGCTGACCATGGGCGGGACCACGGGCATGAGCCAGCCGCCGAAGGCGGAGTCCTCGCGGACCTCGTGCGAGGTGAAGGCGCGGATCGGCACCAGCACGGCCGTGGTCAGACCGAGCAGGGTCCCACCAGTCCACAGCACCCAGTCCAGCGTCAGCGCGGCGGTCATGCCGATCAAATGATGTCCCACGAGCACCGCGCCGGCGCCGACGGTCATGAGTCCCATCGCGGGGGCACCGTAGAAGTGAGACATCACCGGGTCGTCCAGGTGACCGCGAGCCACCTCGCCGTGCAACGTCCAGTGGCCGGCAGTCGCCACGACCACCACGACGAGCAGCAGGAGCGCGAGGACCCAGACGGCGGTGGCGAAGGCCGTGATCCCTGACACCGTGAAGGGCAGGGAGGCCGCGGCCACCGCGACGATGCCGGTCCCCATGACCGAGGCGAACCAGTTCGGCCCGATGAAGCCCAGAGCCGGAGCGCCCTCGAGCTCACGAAGCCACCCCGTTCGGTCGTGGGTGCTGCGGGCGCGGTGCTCGCTGGTCGTCGTCAGGTGTGCGATGGTCATGACTCCACTGTCGTCTCGGTGGGGAGTCGCCGGTAGAACCCGTCTTCCTGTGGCTCCACAGGGCAGTCCTGTGGACAGCGAGTAGCCTGCGGAGATGCGCAACATCCCCGATCTGGCTGCTCTTCAGCTGCTGGTCGACGTGGCTACCCATGGCAGCATCGGCGCTGCGGGCCGAGCAAACGGCATCACGCAGCAGTCCGCATCCGAACGGCTCAGAGCCGTTGAAGCCCAGACGGGACTGACCCTCCTGCGCCGTGCTGCTGGAGGATCGACGCTCACCGAGTCCGGTGTCCTGATGGTCGGCTGGGCCGCACGTCTGATCGATCTCGCTCAGGAGATCGACGAGTCGATCGCGACCCTGCGCGACGACCGGGCACATCAGCTGAGCGTCGCGGCGAGCATGACCGTCGCCGAGCACCTGCTGCCCCTGTGGCTGGTCCGGCTTCGCCAGCAGCACGACACGGTCGTCAGCCTGGTCGCCACCAACAGCGAGAACGTGCGGACGGCCGTGGCAGACGGGTCGGTCGACATGGGCTTCGTCGAGGACGGTGCCGACTCCGGTGGCCTGGCATCGCTGGTCGTCGCTCGCGACGAGCTGGGCCTGTACTCGGCACCGCGCGACCCATGGGCCGAGCAGGGCTCGCCGCTGACTCCAGATCAGCTCGTCACACGACGTCTGACCTGGCGGGAGCGGGGGTCGGGGACCCGGCGCGTCGTCGATGACGCGCTCGCAAGACTTGGCTTGACCGCTGCGGTGCCCGCCGTCGAGCTGACCACCACGTCCGGCATCCGATCGACGGTCAGCGCCGGCAGCCCGCCGGCCTTCATGAGCCGACTCTCGGTGCGCAGCGACGTCGAGGCGGGCCGGCTCGTCGAGGTGCCGATCGAGGGATTGGACCTTTCGCGCGACCTCGCCGCGCTGTGGGTCGGCAGCGGCCGGCCGCCCGCCGGCCCGGTCCGCGATCTGCTGGCGATCGCCACGAAGACCCGTACGCGGTGAGCCGATGTCCGGCCCAGTGTCGGCGTTGCCGCGTCCCGCACCTGACGCCTCTCGAGGCGCTCGTCGAGCACGGCAGAACCCCACGATCTCTGCGGAGGTTATGGGACGGTATTTCAATCTTGCTGAAACAGGGGTGGCGCTCGGTGCGGCTAGAGATCGCGCGACCTCTGAACAGCGAACTGAGCCATGAATTGAGCCGGAGTTCAGCCGTGAAGTGCGTATCCGTCGCG from Aeromicrobium erythreum encodes:
- a CDS encoding CbiQ family ECF transporter T component — translated: MTSPARDLHPGAWWLWALGLAAAASFTLNPFVLAVVGAVVSVVVVARRGDAPWALSYRFYVYFALFVVVLRVLYRIVLGGGAVEGEAVVLHLPEIPLPDVARGIQLLGDVTAVSLLGALYDGMRLGAIILCVGAANSLANPRRLLAAVPPAFYEVGTAVVVSLSVFPQLAESVQRVRRARRLRGDASRGVRSLRRVVVPVLEDALERSMTLAAGMDARGYGRTGGATRAQRLVTGGLMLGGLGALCVGAYAYLDGTAPRVLAGPVLVVGLLLAAAALRSAGRRVRRTRYRPDRWRPAEVLTALCGVVVAVGVDRAFDLDPYVVVPDLESWPTVSLPVLLVVLVGVLPAFLTPPPATDVAGPSSHDPTDDDPSDHDEGEVPRARAA
- a CDS encoding ABC transporter ATP-binding protein, giving the protein MLELRDVTFSYDDAGPTLKDVDLLLPDGELHLVCGRTGSGKSTLLGLFNGLVPHFSGGLLEGDVLVDGASIIGTPPRELAHLVGYVPQDPAAGFVSNVVEDELAYGMEQLGLDPQTMRRRVEETLDLLGIADLRRRSLRTLSGGQQQRVAIGAVLTMHPRMLVLDEPTSALDPTAAEDVLATVARLVADVGLGVVVAEHRMERVVPFADRLVVVEHGHVRSGEPADVLRDSPVAPPLVELGRLAGWDPLPLTVRDARRRSAPLRERIGPAPVRGPRRPVGAPVLRADGVCVDYRRHRAVDAVDLTVRAGEVVALMGRNGSGKSSLLWALQGGVKRSAGRVAVGAEALDPAGLAPAAARAQVGLVPQTASDLLYLESVDEECAAADAHTDGADGRCRALLDRLAPGIDGDQHPRDLSEGQRLSLVLAIVLTAAPRLLLLDEPTRGLDYSAKTQLADILHAQAAEGRGVVVSTHDVEFVALVADAVVVMAEGEVVSAGDVGKVLAESPAFAPQTAKVLGPGWLTVADVAGATS
- a CDS encoding ECF transporter S component; the protein is MTSRLTPRSAFVLGVASLAGLVMFLWPLFVQPEAGATRVDQPFIFMALLPIVVLVVVAELTEGGMDAKALAMLGVLTAVNAALRPLGAGTAGIETVFFVLVLAGRVFGPGFGYVLGCTSLFASALLTSGVGPWLPFQMMCAAWIGLGAGLLPRRVTGRAEIAMLVAYAVVVAYAFGMLMNLSSWPFQLGIAVPGSDRTLQLVPGDPVGENLHRFLLYNLLTSTWGWDTGRAITNALLVGILGPPVLTTLRRAARRARYGQPAVEVAGR
- a CDS encoding 2-phosphosulfolactate phosphatase; the protein is MTATRQGDHTVRFDWGPTGGLAVGEGADVAVVVDVLSFTTALGVAVERGAVVVPYPAGRPDAAAVAAQTGAVLAGGRSSAAPDEPTLSPARLLEVDLPPRLVLPSPNGSAVAHALASAATTVVGASLRNAAAVASWIAREHDADDTVVAVVAAGERWPDGTLRPAVEDLWGAGAVLAALEDFDWPGLSPEAALAADAYRLVRERESSHLHACASGLELVAAGWEADVAVAAQVGSSSVVPVLSDRGFVPAP
- a CDS encoding histone-like nucleoid-structuring protein Lsr2, whose amino-acid sequence is MAKKTVEKFYSDLSGDEIDTPSPTVAFTFDGVGYEVDLTEAERQTFADAVAPYVAVGRRAGRASGRSSSSRRSSSSSSSSSVDAKAVREWAQEQGLDVPARGRVPSSLIEAYQAAH
- a CDS encoding TDT family transporter, giving the protein MTIAHLTTTSEHRARSTHDRTGWLRELEGAPALGFIGPNWFASVMGTGIVAVAAASLPFTVSGITAFATAVWVLALLLLVVVVVATAGHWTLHGEVARGHLDDPVMSHFYGAPAMGLMTVGAGAVLVGHHLIGMTAALTLDWVLWTGGTLLGLTTAVLVPIRAFTSHEVREDSAFGGWLMPVVPPMVSAATGAALIPHLPAGQAQQTMLLACYMMFGLTLMCSIVVIALIWNRLLRHGIGAAGAVPTLWIVLGPLGQSITAAHHLGNVTPGVLDSPYGTAFHAFALVYGIPMWGFAMLWSSIAITLTARTAKEGLPFSLTWWSFTFPVGTVVTGTSGLAQLTGNHVLQVAAGALFILLLSAWAVVAARTLRGVHTGKLLKKP
- a CDS encoding LysR family transcriptional regulator, with protein sequence MRNIPDLAALQLLVDVATHGSIGAAGRANGITQQSASERLRAVEAQTGLTLLRRAAGGSTLTESGVLMVGWAARLIDLAQEIDESIATLRDDRAHQLSVAASMTVAEHLLPLWLVRLRQQHDTVVSLVATNSENVRTAVADGSVDMGFVEDGADSGGLASLVVARDELGLYSAPRDPWAEQGSPLTPDQLVTRRLTWRERGSGTRRVVDDALARLGLTAAVPAVELTTTSGIRSTVSAGSPPAFMSRLSVRSDVEAGRLVEVPIEGLDLSRDLAALWVGSGRPPAGPVRDLLAIATKTRTR